In Bradyrhizobium sp. 1(2017), one DNA window encodes the following:
- a CDS encoding GbsR/MarR family transcriptional regulator, translating into MTEIAGKKKLPAAVERFILHWGDMGDGWGVNRSVSQIHGLLYLAEAPMTAEDIADTLGMARSNVSNSLKELLAWNLIRRVPILGDRRDHYEAETDIWEVAARIAARRKERELDPAIAALRACVSDATDDPTINPVASKRLKEMLAFTELADHWFMQMLKVPRPRLAALMRLGEKIVSLLPLGKAK; encoded by the coding sequence ATGACAGAAATCGCCGGAAAGAAGAAACTGCCCGCCGCCGTCGAGCGCTTCATCCTGCATTGGGGCGACATGGGGGACGGGTGGGGCGTCAACCGCTCGGTCAGCCAGATCCACGGGCTGCTCTATCTGGCCGAGGCGCCGATGACGGCCGAGGACATCGCCGACACGCTCGGCATGGCGCGCTCCAACGTCTCCAACTCGCTGAAGGAGCTGCTCGCCTGGAACCTGATCCGGCGGGTGCCGATCCTGGGCGATCGCCGCGACCATTACGAGGCCGAGACCGACATCTGGGAGGTCGCCGCCCGCATTGCCGCGCGGCGCAAGGAGCGGGAGCTGGATCCCGCGATCGCCGCGCTCCGGGCCTGCGTGTCCGATGCCACCGACGATCCCACCATCAATCCGGTCGCGAGCAAACGACTGAAGGAGATGCTCGCCTTCACCGAGCTCGCCGACCACTGGTTCATGCAGATGCTGAAAGTGCCGCGGCCGCGGCTGGCCGCCCTGATGCGGCTTGGCGAGAAGATCGTGAGCCTGCTGCCGCTGGGCAAGGCCAAATAG
- a CDS encoding isocitrate lyase/PEP mutase family protein, translating to MAFRSRREKLRSILSGRTCVHPGSVYDAISIRIAEDLGFPLGMFGGSVASLAVLGDPDVTLITLTELAEQMRRMSRASALPVLVDADHGYGNALNVRRTVQELETAGAAGLTIEDTLLPAAFGETKAQLIPLEEGVGKMKAALDGRSDPSLVIMGRTGAASITSVEDAIRRARAYEATGVDALFFTGIKSRAEVEAIASATRLPIVLGGAPDELNALDYLESQRVRIALQGHAPIAAATQAVYETQKALRDGTAPKALKGLSAAELTNRVMREADVKARSAAFLGLKK from the coding sequence ATGGCCTTTCGTTCCCGCCGCGAGAAACTGCGATCGATCTTGTCGGGCAGGACTTGCGTCCATCCCGGCTCGGTCTACGACGCCATTTCGATCCGCATCGCGGAGGATCTCGGCTTTCCGCTCGGCATGTTCGGGGGATCGGTGGCCTCGCTTGCCGTGCTCGGCGACCCCGATGTCACGCTGATCACGCTGACCGAGCTTGCCGAGCAGATGCGGCGGATGTCACGCGCCTCTGCGCTTCCTGTCCTGGTCGATGCCGATCACGGCTATGGCAATGCGCTGAACGTGCGCCGGACGGTGCAGGAGCTGGAGACGGCCGGTGCTGCCGGTCTCACCATCGAGGACACGCTGCTGCCGGCGGCGTTCGGCGAGACGAAGGCGCAGCTGATCCCGCTCGAGGAAGGCGTCGGCAAGATGAAGGCGGCGCTCGACGGCCGCAGCGATCCCTCGCTCGTCATCATGGGCCGCACGGGAGCGGCCTCGATCACGTCGGTCGAGGATGCGATTCGCCGCGCCAGGGCCTATGAGGCCACCGGCGTCGATGCGCTGTTCTTCACCGGCATCAAGTCGCGCGCTGAGGTCGAGGCCATTGCATCCGCCACGCGCCTTCCGATCGTCCTTGGCGGTGCGCCGGACGAATTGAACGCGCTCGACTATCTCGAGAGCCAACGCGTGCGCATCGCGCTTCAGGGCCATGCGCCGATCGCGGCTGCAACGCAGGCCGTGTACGAGACGCAGAAAGCGCTACGTGATGGCACGGCACCGAAAGCGCTCAAGGGATTGTCGGCGGCGGAGCTGACGAACCGCGTCATGCGCGAGGCCGACGTGAAGGCGCGCAGCGCCGCCTTTCTTGGGCTGAAAAAATGA
- a CDS encoding PAS domain-containing sensor histidine kinase → MVKKSSQQRDLFESERSFRLLVEGVADYALYMLDPSGIITSWNIGGERIKGYSPGEILGQHFSRFYTETDRANGKPARALGIAREKGRYEEEGWRVRKDGTFFWASVVIDPIYEDGALVGFAKITRDITERRNTQIKLEAMQKQLAESQKFDALGQLTGGVAHDFNNLLMIISGSLHMLKRGSDDEAKLQRAISAIETATKRGAALTNQLLTFARRQSVNPQAIDFAERMAAIREVLDAGVGSSVRLASDISGDLWPVKTDASELETALLNLVINARDAMPDGGTVTIGARNVVLDEAPLAGDFVAIDVADTGLGIPGDVLDKIFEPFFTTKPIGKGTGLGLSQVHGFAHQAGGTIKVASELGKGTTFTILLPRADKAPSRETAGEASFRGSGTVLLVEDNPDVAAVSVGLLEQLGYSVHRVADAEAALREIEKNGVDFVFSDIVMPGKMDGLSLAQHLRQIRPGLPILLATGYSEVAAGVRGDFPILRKPYEIHELSEAIAKLPR, encoded by the coding sequence ATGGTAAAAAAGTCCAGTCAACAGAGAGACTTGTTCGAGAGCGAACGCAGTTTCCGGCTGTTGGTGGAAGGCGTTGCGGACTACGCCCTTTACATGCTCGATCCCTCCGGAATCATCACGAGCTGGAACATCGGCGGCGAGCGCATCAAGGGCTATTCGCCCGGGGAGATCCTCGGACAGCATTTCTCCCGCTTCTACACCGAGACCGACCGCGCCAACGGCAAGCCCGCGCGGGCGCTGGGCATCGCGCGGGAAAAGGGCCGCTACGAGGAGGAAGGCTGGCGCGTCCGCAAGGACGGCACGTTCTTCTGGGCGAGCGTGGTGATCGATCCGATCTACGAGGACGGCGCCCTGGTCGGCTTCGCCAAGATCACGCGCGACATCACCGAACGGCGGAATACGCAGATCAAGCTCGAGGCGATGCAAAAGCAGCTCGCCGAGTCCCAGAAGTTCGATGCGCTCGGCCAGCTCACCGGCGGGGTCGCCCACGACTTCAACAACCTCCTGATGATCATCAGCGGCAGCCTCCACATGCTGAAGCGAGGGTCCGACGACGAGGCCAAGCTTCAGCGCGCGATCTCGGCCATCGAGACCGCTACCAAGCGCGGCGCGGCGCTGACCAACCAGCTGCTCACCTTCGCGCGGCGGCAGAGCGTCAATCCGCAGGCGATCGATTTCGCCGAGCGGATGGCGGCGATCCGCGAGGTGCTCGATGCCGGCGTCGGCAGCTCCGTGCGCCTCGCCTCCGACATCAGCGGCGACCTCTGGCCGGTCAAGACCGATGCCTCCGAACTCGAGACCGCGCTGCTCAACCTCGTCATCAATGCGCGCGACGCGATGCCCGACGGCGGCACAGTGACGATCGGCGCGCGCAACGTCGTGCTGGACGAGGCGCCCCTCGCCGGCGACTTCGTCGCGATCGACGTCGCCGATACCGGGCTCGGCATTCCCGGTGACGTCCTCGACAAGATCTTCGAGCCGTTCTTCACGACCAAGCCGATCGGAAAAGGCACCGGCCTCGGCCTCTCCCAGGTGCATGGCTTTGCCCATCAGGCCGGCGGCACGATCAAGGTCGCAAGCGAGCTCGGCAAAGGGACCACCTTCACCATCCTCCTGCCGCGCGCGGACAAGGCGCCATCGCGCGAGACGGCGGGAGAGGCATCGTTCCGCGGCAGCGGCACGGTGCTGCTGGTCGAGGATAATCCCGACGTCGCCGCCGTCAGCGTCGGCCTCCTGGAGCAGCTCGGCTACAGCGTGCACCGCGTCGCCGATGCCGAGGCCGCGTTGCGCGAGATCGAGAAGAACGGCGTCGACTTCGTGTTCTCGGACATCGTCATGCCCGGCAAGATGGACGGGCTCAGCCTCGCCCAGCACCTGCGCCAGATCCGTCCCGGTCTGCCGATCCTGCTCGCCACCGGCTACAGCGAGGTCGCCGCCGGCGTGCGTGGCGATTTCCCGATCCTGCGAAAGCCCTACGAGATCCACGAGCTCAGCGAAGCGATCGCCAAGCTGCCGCGGTGA
- a CDS encoding acetyl-CoA carboxylase biotin carboxylase subunit: MFKRILIANRGEIACRVIKTARRMGIQTVAVYSEADRDALHVEMADEAVLIGPPAAAESYLVIEKIVEACRKTGAEAVHPGYGFLSEREAFPRALESAGIVFIGPNPGAIAAMGDKIESKKAAAKAKVSTVPGHLGVIEDDKHAVRIADEIGYPVMIKASAGGGGKGMRIAHSKSEVAEGFNLAKAEAKASFGDDRVFVEKFIVDPRHIEIQVLGDKHGNVIYLGERECSIQRRNQKVIEEAPSPLLDEETRRKMGEQAVALAKAVNYDSAGTVEFVAGQDKSFYFLEMNTRLQVEHPVTELVTGIDLVEQMIRVAAGEKLAIGQKDVTLTGWAVESRLYAEDPFRNFLPSIGRLVKYRPPAEASQDGITVRNDTGVQEGGEISIHYDPMIAKLVTHAPSRAAAIEAQATALDSFYVDGIRHNIPFLSALMHHPRWREGRLSTGFIAEEFPKGFAVRVPEGEVARRIAAVGAAIDHVLGERKRQISGQMGGRVVQRERRRAVWLDRQEIQLEVGREDEAIAVRFVDSNGKAGNAHLLQSPWKPGDPVWQGTIDGQFVAVQARPIANGVRLAHQGVEVPVYVWTEAEAASARLMPVTTASDTGKKLLCPMPGLVVSIAVSEGQEVKAGETLAVVEAMKMQNVLRAEQDGTVKKIHASAGATLAVDALILEFA; this comes from the coding sequence ATGTTCAAACGCATTCTGATCGCCAATCGCGGCGAAATCGCCTGCCGGGTCATCAAGACCGCTCGCCGCATGGGAATTCAGACGGTCGCGGTCTATTCCGAGGCCGACCGCGATGCCCTCCATGTCGAGATGGCCGACGAGGCCGTGCTGATCGGCCCGCCCGCCGCGGCCGAGAGCTATCTGGTGATCGAGAAGATCGTCGAGGCCTGCCGCAAGACGGGCGCCGAGGCCGTTCATCCCGGCTACGGCTTCTTGTCCGAGCGCGAGGCGTTTCCGCGCGCGCTGGAGTCGGCCGGCATCGTCTTCATCGGCCCCAATCCGGGTGCGATCGCGGCGATGGGCGACAAGATCGAATCGAAGAAGGCGGCAGCCAAAGCCAAGGTCTCGACCGTGCCGGGCCACCTCGGCGTCATTGAGGACGACAAGCACGCGGTTCGCATCGCCGACGAGATCGGCTATCCCGTGATGATCAAGGCCTCCGCCGGCGGCGGCGGCAAGGGCATGCGCATCGCGCATTCCAAGTCCGAGGTCGCCGAAGGCTTCAACCTCGCCAAGGCCGAGGCCAAGGCCTCGTTCGGCGACGATCGCGTCTTCGTCGAAAAATTCATCGTCGATCCCCGCCATATCGAGATCCAGGTGCTGGGCGACAAGCACGGCAACGTGATCTATCTCGGCGAGCGTGAGTGCTCGATCCAGCGCCGCAACCAGAAGGTCATCGAGGAGGCGCCGTCGCCGCTGCTCGACGAGGAAACCCGCCGCAAGATGGGCGAGCAGGCCGTCGCGCTGGCCAAGGCCGTGAATTACGACTCCGCCGGCACCGTCGAGTTCGTCGCAGGGCAGGACAAGAGCTTCTACTTCCTGGAGATGAACACGCGCCTCCAGGTCGAGCATCCCGTCACCGAGCTCGTTACCGGCATCGATCTCGTCGAGCAGATGATCCGGGTGGCCGCCGGCGAGAAGCTCGCCATCGGCCAGAAGGACGTCACGCTGACCGGCTGGGCGGTGGAGTCGCGCCTCTATGCCGAAGATCCGTTCCGCAACTTCCTGCCCTCGATCGGACGCCTGGTGAAATATCGTCCGCCGGCGGAAGCGAGCCAGGACGGCATCACCGTGCGCAACGACACCGGCGTGCAGGAGGGTGGCGAGATCTCGATCCACTACGATCCGATGATCGCCAAGCTGGTCACGCACGCGCCCTCGCGCGCCGCGGCGATCGAGGCGCAGGCGACCGCGCTGGATTCGTTCTATGTCGACGGCATCAGGCACAACATCCCGTTCCTGTCGGCGCTGATGCATCATCCGCGCTGGCGCGAGGGGCGGCTCTCGACCGGCTTCATCGCCGAGGAGTTTCCCAAGGGCTTTGCGGTGCGCGTGCCCGAAGGCGAGGTCGCGCGGCGGATCGCCGCGGTCGGCGCCGCGATCGATCACGTGCTCGGCGAACGCAAGCGACAGATCTCGGGCCAGATGGGCGGCCGCGTCGTGCAGCGCGAACGCCGCCGTGCGGTCTGGCTCGACCGCCAGGAGATCCAGCTCGAGGTCGGACGCGAGGACGAGGCGATCGCGGTGCGTTTCGTCGATTCCAACGGCAAGGCTGGCAACGCGCATCTGTTGCAGTCGCCGTGGAAGCCGGGCGATCCGGTCTGGCAGGGCACCATCGACGGCCAGTTCGTCGCGGTGCAGGCGCGTCCCATTGCCAACGGTGTCCGTCTCGCGCATCAGGGCGTCGAGGTGCCGGTCTATGTCTGGACCGAGGCGGAAGCGGCCTCGGCACGCTTGATGCCGGTCACGACGGCCTCCGACACCGGCAAGAAGCTGCTTTGCCCGATGCCCGGCCTCGTGGTCTCGATCGCGGTGAGCGAGGGGCAGGAGGTCAAGGCCGGCGAGACGCTCGCAGTGGTCGAGGCCATGAAGATGCAGAACGTGCTTCGCGCCGAGCAGGACGGCACCGTGAAGAAGATCCACGCCAGCGCCGGCGCGACGCTGGCGGTGGATGCGCTGATATTGGAGTTTGCGTAA
- a CDS encoding acylphosphatase produces MSRAILQVLVRGRVQGVGYRAWVEYQATTSGLEGWVRNRRDGSVEALFAGPPKHVADMVALCRHGPPSSRVDSVTSETAGPDELNLRRAGEAFSVLPTL; encoded by the coding sequence ATGAGCCGGGCGATCCTCCAGGTCTTGGTCCGCGGCCGCGTGCAGGGCGTCGGCTACCGGGCCTGGGTCGAATACCAGGCGACCACCAGCGGTCTCGAAGGCTGGGTCCGCAACCGTCGCGACGGCAGCGTGGAGGCGCTGTTCGCCGGCCCCCCGAAGCATGTTGCCGACATGGTCGCATTGTGCCGCCACGGCCCGCCATCCTCGCGCGTGGACAGCGTCACCAGCGAGACCGCTGGTCCCGATGAGCTGAACTTGCGACGGGCAGGGGAGGCATTTTCGGTGTTGCCGACGCTGTAG